One window of the Cryptomeria japonica chromosome 7, Sugi_1.0, whole genome shotgun sequence genome contains the following:
- the LOC131039807 gene encoding GDSL esterase/lipase At5g45910 yields MKFSRFLLFFLLISFRIQLGDCKCAIYSFGDSLADTGNLLISSPARLIGRFPYGETLGYPTGRCSDGRLIIDFIAEALGQPWLNPYLRRSANFSSGANFAVAGGTALDPSFFQRRGIGGLSTQFSLDTQISWFLQHRNVYCSYDQECDKHFANAMFVMGEIGGNDYNYPFSQGRSIAEVQSFIIPVISKIQGALRTLITQGGAKKILIQNNLPIGCSPSYLSVREGELDDMGCLKEYNDLAQRSNMVLKQMVEELQTQHPNISIVFADYYNAAISILKDPLSNGLRPEVLQTCCGYGGFYNYSPLSMCGLGVGSCPDPQTYFNWDGVHLTEAAYRKIASKFIDGEFTSPPFNSVFKNC; encoded by the exons ATGAAGTTTTCAAGATTTCTATTGTTCTTCTTGTTGATCTCCTTCCGAATTCAATTGGGGGATTGTAAGTGTGCAATTTACAGTTTTGGAGACTCATTGGCAGACACAGGGAATTTGTTAATCTCATCACCTGCTCGTTTAATCGGCCGCTTTCCATATGGTGAAACGTTGGGTTACCCAACTGGTCGGTGCTCAGATGGGCGATTAATTATTGATTTCATTG CTGAAGCTCTTGGTCAACCATGGTTAAATCCTTACCTACGAAGGTCTGCAAATTTTAGTTCTGGTGCAAACTTTGCAGTTGCAGGAGGTACAGCTTTGGACCCATCTTTCTTCCAAAGAAGAGGAATTGGAGGACTTTCCACACAGTTTTCCTTGGATACACAAATAAGCTGGTTCTTGCAACACAGGAATGTTTATTGTTCGTATGATCAAG AATGTGATAAACACTTTGCCAATGCAATGTTTGTGATGGGGGAGATTGGTGGAAACGATTATAACTATCCTTTTTCACAAGGAAGATCCATAGCTGAAGTGCAATCCTTCATTATCCCAGTAATAAGTAAAATTCAAGGAGCACTTAGA ACATTGATCACTCAAGGAGGTGCAAAGAAGATTTTGATTCAAAATAATCTGCCTATTGGATGCTCACCTTCTTATCTTTCTGTAAGAGAGGGTGAGTTAGATGATATGGGATGTTTGAAGGAATATAATGACTTGGCACAGAGAAGCAACATGGTCTTGAAACAGATGGTAGAGGAATTGCAAACACAGCATCCAAACATTTCAATAGTTTTTGCAGATTATTATAATGCAGCCATTTCAATTTTGAAGGATCCATTGTCTAATG GTTTACGACCAGAGGTTCTCCAAACTTGTTGCGGATATGGTGGATTCTACAATTACAGTCCACTAAGCATGTGTGGTCTTGGAGTAGGATCATGCCCTGATCCTCAAACATATTTTAACTGGGACGGAGTTCATTTAACAGAGGCAGCATACAGAAAAATTGCTTCAAAATTTATAGATGGGGAATTCACAAGCCCCCCATTTAATTCtgtttttaagaattgttag